A genome region from Blautia coccoides includes the following:
- a CDS encoding tetratricopeptide repeat protein codes for MSYANRTAEFEQMKYHINSEDTPVIIIKAYPACGISSFINERIKGELIAPELFLYLPIPRENSLKDVIFSQLVKPPFDSIFQKFLDKTFGSHNTSVISSIAQGVPYIGSFLGRIAESKSAPPIYTGDYPSAVEQLLLPFFSMLKEKAGGTPFTIVLDPIGRLSEDSFSLLHNLIDSGVLQCIIIQIQGHEEQFLKFRNSLRLHSINFKEVEFDRPHTKLIKELAALYNLHIEDRDADMIANNSNQNIHKIIDAILDYGNHSIKPDEPLSECEKTVISILHIFSIPMDEKELINVVASGNDFAMNIMQTCHKAFQSLVSRGLITWKEGKLELCTTSHPVVQKILDSYADQLVYKNIVYSYLCVSNNNSRLRYLLSQQLGCTSRKDALPFLQSLIKVGEIASPELLSAAELKRGNREDCLLACINYCRMRRYKDALQWISSIIYDETDEGLNALRATLLNRTRNTALAEKELIRCLRKQGEPSRQNLLGSFLISNYIHAENMPMAQKVFVELIKHYPNSPMQGYLYRNVASAYNGNRDEWYEKALEAFTRDNDDFGLYTTLCNWGYAQCLEKKYEEALQKLQKAQDGLMPFSKTHLHIVYNNLGICYLMLEKYQEASQNLLLAKTLGENSMPKIFTSINMACLNAVSGNTSKAVNLLRDLEAEIEEHPLDRVRQKYYINRLLVECLSGNKNIDGLIAQTEKYLDRYHPEQTEEALQVYQSFSKSPYLFDKQLWRKLYSPCGLAYWYMDPLKLLPKGTVK; via the coding sequence ATGAGTTATGCAAATAGAACCGCTGAATTTGAGCAAATGAAGTATCATATAAATTCAGAAGATACACCTGTAATCATTATTAAAGCATACCCTGCCTGTGGAATATCATCGTTTATTAATGAAAGAATCAAAGGCGAACTTATTGCACCTGAACTTTTTTTGTATTTGCCAATTCCACGTGAAAATTCTCTTAAAGATGTTATTTTTTCACAACTTGTAAAACCCCCTTTTGATAGTATATTCCAAAAATTTCTTGATAAAACATTTGGATCGCATAATACTTCAGTAATTTCATCGATCGCTCAGGGAGTGCCATATATTGGTTCGTTTTTAGGTAGGATAGCTGAAAGTAAATCAGCACCGCCAATTTATACCGGAGATTATCCATCTGCTGTTGAGCAATTACTGTTGCCTTTCTTTTCAATGCTAAAGGAGAAAGCTGGGGGAACTCCTTTCACAATAGTTCTTGATCCAATAGGGCGATTAAGCGAAGATTCGTTTTCATTATTACACAATCTTATAGATAGTGGAGTGCTTCAATGTATCATTATTCAAATACAAGGTCATGAGGAACAATTCCTTAAATTTAGAAATAGTCTACGGCTTCATTCAATTAATTTTAAAGAAGTTGAGTTTGATCGACCTCATACCAAACTCATTAAGGAGTTAGCCGCACTTTATAATCTCCACATTGAAGACAGGGATGCGGATATGATTGCGAATAATTCTAACCAAAACATTCATAAAATAATTGATGCGATATTAGATTACGGAAATCATAGCATCAAACCTGATGAGCCTTTATCAGAATGTGAAAAAACTGTGATATCTATTCTTCATATTTTTAGTATTCCTATGGATGAAAAAGAACTAATTAACGTTGTTGCATCCGGTAATGACTTTGCTATGAATATTATGCAAACATGCCATAAGGCTTTTCAATCACTTGTCAGTAGAGGTTTGATTACCTGGAAAGAGGGCAAGTTGGAATTGTGTACGACCTCGCATCCGGTGGTACAAAAAATTCTCGATTCATATGCGGATCAGCTTGTTTATAAAAATATTGTGTATAGTTATCTTTGTGTTTCTAACAATAATTCAAGGTTACGCTACTTATTATCTCAACAATTGGGTTGTACTTCGAGGAAAGATGCACTGCCATTTTTACAAAGTTTAATTAAGGTAGGAGAAATAGCATCCCCTGAATTACTATCAGCTGCGGAACTCAAACGAGGGAATCGAGAAGATTGCCTTTTGGCATGCATAAATTATTGCCGAATGAGAAGATATAAGGATGCCTTGCAGTGGATAAGTTCCATTATATATGATGAAACAGACGAAGGATTAAATGCCTTAAGAGCTACGTTACTAAATCGTACTAGAAATACAGCACTTGCTGAAAAAGAACTGATAAGATGTTTAAGAAAACAGGGAGAACCATCTCGTCAGAATTTATTGGGTTCCTTCCTCATTTCAAATTATATTCATGCTGAAAACATGCCTATGGCTCAAAAAGTTTTTGTAGAGCTCATCAAGCACTATCCAAATTCGCCGATGCAAGGTTATTTATACCGTAATGTAGCATCTGCTTATAACGGCAATAGAGACGAATGGTATGAAAAAGCATTAGAAGCATTTACAAGAGATAATGATGACTTTGGCTTATATACGACATTATGCAATTGGGGATATGCGCAATGTCTTGAGAAAAAATACGAAGAGGCTCTCCAAAAACTCCAAAAAGCGCAAGATGGATTAATGCCCTTCTCAAAGACTCATCTACATATTGTTTATAATAATTTAGGAATTTGCTATTTAATGCTAGAAAAATATCAAGAGGCATCCCAGAATCTTCTTCTAGCAAAAACATTAGGAGAAAATAGCATGCCAAAAATATTTACGTCAATCAATATGGCATGCCTTAATGCTGTTTCTGGAAATACCTCAAAAGCTGTAAACTTACTACGTGACCTAGAGGCGGAAATTGAGGAACACCCACTAGATCGTGTAAGACAAAAATATTATATTAATCGCTTGCTAGTTGAATGCTTGTCAGGCAATAAGAATATAGACGGTTTAATTGCACAGACCGAAAAATATTTGGACCGTTACCATCCCGAGCAGACAGAAGAAGCACTTCAAGTCTACCAAAGCTTTTCAAAGTCTCCATATCTTTTCGACAAACAACTTTGGCGTAAATTGTATTCACCATGTGGACTGGCGTATTGGTATATGGATCCCCTAAAGCTCCTTCCCAAAGGTACTGTCAAGTAA
- a CDS encoding tyrosine-type recombinase/integrase: MRNLEILIANYLKYCKEIKQLDSKTIKAYRIDLTQFSSFTLEYPSCIDKTTLNEYISSLHQKFQPKTAKRKIAVIKAFFQYLIYEETIAFNPFSKINVKFREPITLPRIIPEEIIAKFISTMYTEKLAASTTYQSNTILRDIAVVELLFATGVRISELCTLTTQQVDLSSYKILIWGKGAKERMIQVGNTDVRKALLEYYNTFKSDIESSGWFFVNRLHQRFSEQSARDMIVKYLNKALIDLHITPHMFRHSFATLLLEADVDIRYIQKMLGHSSIKTTEIYTNVSMTKQNDILTTKHPRNFMDLKKQ, from the coding sequence ATGAGAAATTTAGAAATACTAATTGCAAACTATTTGAAATACTGTAAGGAAATCAAACAATTAGATTCCAAAACAATTAAAGCATACCGTATTGACCTGACTCAGTTTAGCAGTTTCACTTTAGAATATCCATCTTGTATTGACAAAACGACACTGAATGAATACATATCATCTCTTCACCAAAAATTTCAACCAAAGACAGCCAAACGAAAGATTGCAGTTATAAAAGCATTTTTTCAATACCTGATTTATGAAGAGACAATTGCCTTTAATCCATTTAGCAAAATCAATGTAAAGTTTCGCGAACCTATAACACTGCCACGGATTATACCAGAAGAGATCATTGCGAAATTCATCTCCACCATGTATACGGAAAAACTAGCTGCATCAACCACATACCAAAGTAACACTATCCTTCGTGACATTGCCGTAGTGGAACTTTTATTTGCTACTGGTGTCAGGATTTCAGAGCTATGTACCTTAACCACTCAGCAAGTAGATTTATCATCTTACAAAATATTGATTTGGGGTAAGGGGGCAAAGGAGCGGATGATCCAAGTCGGAAATACAGATGTTCGCAAAGCTTTACTGGAATACTATAATACTTTCAAATCGGACATAGAATCCTCCGGGTGGTTTTTTGTAAACAGGCTCCACCAGAGATTTTCTGAGCAATCGGCCCGTGACATGATTGTAAAATATCTGAACAAAGCATTGATTGACTTACATATAACCCCTCATATGTTCCGTCATTCATTTGCCACACTTCTCTTGGAAGCCGATGTTGATATTCGGTACATACAAAAAATGCTCGGACATAGTTCAATTAAAACTACAGAAATATACACAAATGTATCTATGACAAAGCAGAACGATATTTTAACGACAAAGCATCCGAGAAATTTTATGGATCTTAAGAAGCAATAG
- a CDS encoding MarR family transcriptional regulator, whose amino-acid sequence MDYELELKQIVDFPRCRMYREFIRTLIADKSIRTNGCSYLFYYIVLCSYANYRTSYNRIDGIVYTVSPGEWVCHISELQVWFRCRFQHQVLSILQYFEEQHYITYSILGKNKIIKFKISDWQKDNTVLEYNYPCKKNAGFFFFTIAKVHELISIGKCSEMDIILDLWIHAIYNDPSVQGSQPGPVVYYRNNTHNPLVNYQSLGERWGISKASVSRMLKKLEEKEYITLINFKGRHGSVIYLNNYLSVMFNVSDVMIDKEEVAMTMQLPIHIPDSEEPSKCVSKCVTDDQLTVSENNLCVPKPHMKYIIQKVVELLDSQGIPCCHCEKTEYILSPLSDCKSTVIQYALSIICPFGNMKYQFELTLTSKSPDVQFALQPQQECIKQEGRI is encoded by the coding sequence ATGGATTATGAATTAGAGCTAAAACAAATTGTAGATTTTCCACGTTGCAGAATGTACCGGGAATTTATACGTACCTTGATTGCCGACAAGAGCATCCGGACAAACGGATGCTCTTATCTTTTTTACTATATCGTTCTGTGCTCTTACGCAAACTACAGAACATCCTACAATCGGATAGACGGCATCGTATATACCGTCAGTCCCGGTGAGTGGGTGTGTCATATCTCAGAATTACAGGTTTGGTTTCGCTGCCGCTTTCAGCACCAGGTATTATCTATACTTCAGTATTTTGAGGAGCAGCATTACATCACCTATTCTATATTGGGAAAAAACAAAATAATTAAGTTTAAAATCAGTGACTGGCAGAAAGACAATACTGTACTGGAATATAATTATCCTTGTAAAAAAAATGCCGGCTTCTTCTTTTTTACAATAGCCAAGGTCCATGAGTTAATCAGTATAGGGAAATGCTCTGAAATGGATATAATTTTAGATTTATGGATCCACGCTATTTATAACGACCCTTCGGTACAAGGCTCTCAACCAGGTCCCGTTGTATATTATCGTAACAATACCCATAATCCTTTAGTCAATTATCAGAGCCTTGGTGAGAGGTGGGGTATATCAAAAGCATCTGTATCTCGTATGCTGAAAAAATTAGAAGAAAAGGAGTACATTACTCTGATTAATTTTAAGGGGAGGCATGGCAGTGTCATTTATCTCAACAACTATTTATCTGTCATGTTTAATGTAAGTGATGTCATGATTGACAAAGAGGAGGTTGCTATGACTATGCAATTACCAATCCATATCCCGGACAGCGAGGAACCATCCAAATGCGTTTCAAAATGTGTGACAGATGACCAGTTAACAGTTTCAGAAAATAATTTATGCGTTCCGAAACCGCATATGAAATATATCATCCAAAAAGTAGTCGAACTACTGGATTCTCAAGGGATTCCATGCTGCCACTGTGAGAAGACGGAGTATATATTATCTCCTTTATCAGACTGCAAGAGTACAGTAATTCAATATGCTCTAAGTATTATCTGCCCTTTCGGGAATATGAAATACCAGTTTGAATTGACATTAACCTCAAAATCACCGGATGTCCAATTCGCATTGCAACCCCAACAGGAATGTATCAAACAGGAAGGGAGAATATAA
- a CDS encoding tyrosine-type recombinase/integrase → MNNPVTSSDITLLNTLAACANMTPDEVFKDFEIMANKKILENHKYEIYYSESEKSWRTYLPDDTKPNNRRPIKRKSKENLEKEIIRFYIEKQKIENRENITLEELYTEWLLYKRDYTSVKAKTIQEYVSEWNRFFKDTALSKMKIGEIRPITLIRFFREATKERQHTHKRISNARSVLNGIMSYAIEEEIISHNPVSDVNFKQFTYKPVEVQSDNVFSRDDTHKLLHYLSCITEPYSLAIQLSFYLFIRIGETKAIRWEDIDYENRMVYLHRQATCERTLNDDLTFSKREVKVVNQMKGNTSHGFRKQFLTDEAIKILQKARELNPHGVYVFEPNGEIMTTDSFNRRLKKYCKEAGVPYHSSHKIRFYNASTAFDGNNLTTLSYLMGHSETATTLHYLRNVNKRKNDRFAFQKLGISS, encoded by the coding sequence ATGAATAACCCTGTTACATCTTCCGATATTACGTTATTGAACACATTAGCCGCTTGTGCTAATATGACTCCAGATGAAGTCTTCAAAGATTTTGAAATTATGGCAAATAAGAAAATCTTGGAGAATCACAAATATGAAATTTATTACTCGGAATCTGAAAAAAGCTGGCGTACCTATTTACCAGATGACACCAAACCCAACAACCGCCGTCCGATCAAGCGGAAGAGTAAAGAGAACCTTGAAAAAGAAATCATCAGATTTTATATTGAGAAGCAAAAAATCGAAAACCGTGAGAATATCACACTGGAAGAGTTATATACAGAATGGCTCTTATACAAAAGAGATTACACTTCTGTAAAGGCAAAGACGATTCAAGAGTATGTTTCTGAATGGAACAGATTTTTCAAAGACACGGCTCTTTCCAAAATGAAGATAGGAGAAATCAGACCGATTACCCTTATCCGCTTTTTCAGAGAAGCCACAAAAGAACGTCAGCATACCCACAAGAGAATCAGCAACGCCCGTTCTGTCTTAAATGGAATCATGAGTTATGCCATTGAGGAAGAAATCATCTCCCACAATCCTGTCTCTGATGTGAATTTCAAGCAGTTCACCTACAAGCCTGTGGAAGTACAAAGTGACAACGTATTTTCCCGTGACGATACACATAAGCTACTGCATTATCTTAGCTGTATCACAGAGCCTTATTCCCTTGCGATACAACTATCCTTTTATCTGTTTATCCGTATCGGGGAAACAAAAGCAATCCGCTGGGAAGATATTGACTATGAAAACAGAATGGTCTATCTGCACCGACAGGCTACCTGTGAACGGACACTAAACGATGATTTAACCTTTTCCAAAAGAGAAGTAAAGGTAGTCAACCAGATGAAAGGAAATACCTCTCATGGTTTCCGCAAACAGTTCTTGACTGATGAAGCAATCAAGATTCTTCAGAAAGCCAGAGAATTAAATCCGCATGGAGTGTATGTCTTTGAACCCAATGGAGAAATCATGACAACAGACAGCTTCAACCGCCGTTTAAAGAAGTATTGCAAAGAAGCTGGTGTTCCTTACCATTCCAGTCATAAAATCCGTTTCTACAATGCCTCAACTGCCTTTGACGGAAACAATCTCACAACCTTGAGTTATTTAATGGGGCATAGCGAAACGGCAACCACGCTTCACTATTTACGGAACGTCAACAAGAGGAAGAATGACCGCTTTGCTTTTCAAAAACTGGGGATTTCCTCATAA
- a CDS encoding rolling circle replication-associated protein, translated as MSKAKECFAYNTKIIETPTTKEVYIYKNPIFSHSTENADLEKTSKRKTFDEMSAHKQYDSLKRKQKHYEQTRWEIARIVDCNFNNRTKFVTLTFRDNIQDITITNREFKYFIQRLNYYLYQTKRQLLKYIATWEKQKRGAIHYHVIFFDFPYIAKEKLQDLWSHGFIKINRIDVDSKENRGRYLSKYFGKDLDVKEHKKKAFFKSQNLKMPKETRLMLTDDMILELQNETIIFQKEYTRQIYDTKSFLATGSYLKDSSVTYIKIKKETMGVRGDSDE; from the coding sequence GTGAGCAAAGCAAAGGAATGTTTTGCATACAATACGAAAATCATTGAAACTCCTACCACCAAAGAAGTATATATCTATAAGAATCCTATTTTCAGTCATTCAACAGAAAATGCAGATTTAGAGAAAACAAGCAAACGTAAAACCTTTGATGAGATGTCAGCTCATAAGCAATATGACAGCCTGAAACGCAAACAAAAACATTATGAACAGACACGTTGGGAGATTGCCCGTATCGTGGACTGTAATTTCAATAACAGAACCAAATTTGTAACGCTGACATTCAGAGATAATATTCAAGACATTACCATAACGAACCGAGAATTTAAGTATTTTATCCAGCGATTAAATTATTACCTGTATCAAACCAAAAGACAATTATTAAAGTATATTGCAACGTGGGAGAAACAAAAACGTGGTGCAATCCACTACCATGTTATTTTCTTTGATTTTCCATACATAGCAAAAGAAAAATTACAAGATTTATGGTCGCATGGTTTTATTAAGATAAACCGTATTGATGTAGACAGCAAGGAGAACCGTGGTCGCTATCTCAGCAAATATTTTGGGAAAGACCTTGATGTAAAGGAGCATAAGAAAAAGGCGTTTTTCAAATCACAAAACCTGAAAATGCCGAAAGAAACAAGACTCATGCTGACTGATGATATGATTCTCGAATTACAGAATGAAACTATCATTTTTCAAAAAGAGTACACACGGCAGATATATGATACAAAATCCTTTTTAGCTACTGGTTCTTATTTAAAGGACAGCAGTGTTACCTACATCAAAATCAAAAAAGAAACTATGGGTGTAAGGGGGGATTCTGATGAATAA